One segment of Deinococcus sp. Leaf326 DNA contains the following:
- a CDS encoding NADH:flavin oxidoreductase/NADH oxidase: protein MTGEAPLLFTPLKIAGLTLPNRTVVSPMCMYSSQNGMPNEFHLTHLGQYALGGAGLILTEAAAVVPEGRITPEDLGLWDDKQMVQLGHIVDFVHRYGGHIGVQLAHAGRKASTYGPGNSSRGAVPVSAGGWQVLGPDANAYSDTYPQPQAMTTTDIAQVVQAFADAAKRAQMAGCDVVEIHAAHGYLLHEFLSPLANARSDEYGGSFENRVRLTLEVVRAVRKVWPMHLPLFVRVSATDWAEGGWDLEQTTNLAKLLRFEGVDVLDVSSGGLTAQQQITAGPGYQTPLAAHIRREVPDLQVMTVGLIDTAQQAEGILQNGDADLIALGRAFLRDPHWPHRAASALGLAPELPLPYGRAGW from the coding sequence ATGACTGGCGAAGCTCCCCTGCTCTTCACTCCCCTCAAGATCGCTGGACTGACCCTGCCGAACCGGACGGTCGTCTCTCCCATGTGCATGTACTCGTCGCAGAACGGCATGCCCAACGAATTTCACCTGACCCACCTGGGCCAGTACGCCCTGGGCGGCGCGGGACTGATCCTGACCGAGGCGGCCGCCGTGGTTCCCGAGGGCCGTATCACCCCCGAGGATCTGGGCCTGTGGGACGACAAGCAGATGGTGCAGCTTGGGCACATCGTGGACTTCGTCCACCGCTACGGCGGGCACATCGGCGTGCAGCTCGCGCACGCGGGACGCAAGGCGAGTACCTACGGACCGGGGAACAGCAGCCGCGGCGCCGTGCCCGTCTCCGCAGGCGGGTGGCAGGTGCTGGGGCCGGACGCGAACGCCTACAGCGACACCTACCCGCAGCCCCAGGCCATGACGACCACCGACATCGCGCAGGTCGTGCAGGCCTTCGCCGACGCGGCCAAGCGCGCCCAGATGGCCGGCTGCGACGTGGTCGAGATCCACGCCGCACACGGCTACCTGCTGCACGAGTTCCTCTCGCCGCTCGCCAACGCCCGTAGCGACGAGTACGGCGGCAGCTTCGAGAACCGCGTGCGCCTGACCCTGGAGGTCGTGCGCGCGGTCCGTAAGGTCTGGCCGATGCACCTGCCGCTGTTCGTGCGCGTGAGCGCCACCGACTGGGCCGAGGGGGGCTGGGACCTGGAGCAGACGACGAACCTCGCCAAACTGCTGCGCTTCGAGGGCGTGGACGTACTGGACGTGAGCAGCGGCGGCCTGACGGCCCAGCAGCAGATCACGGCCGGGCCCGGCTACCAGACGCCCCTGGCCGCGCACATCCGCCGCGAGGTGCCCGACCTCCAGGTCATGACGGTGGGCCTGATCGACACGGCCCAGCAGGCCGAGGGCATCCTCCAGAACGGCGACGCCGACCTGATCGCGCTCGGACGCGCCTTCCTGCGTGATCCCCACTGGCCGCACCGCGCCGCGAGCGCCCTGGGGCTGGCCCCGGAACTGCCGCTGCCCTACGGACGCGCGGGCTGGTGA
- a CDS encoding GNAT family N-acetyltransferase, with protein MDLRTTSDGITPAQLGGFFEGWPNPPTPQTLHRLLTGAPYLALAVEDGEVIGFVYAVSDGVLCAYIPLLEVRAEWRGRGIASALMDLLMEQLGGLYMVDTACDDALVPFYERFGLRRATAMVRRDYARQSGRLD; from the coding sequence ATGGACCTCCGCACGACCTCCGACGGAATCACGCCCGCGCAACTCGGCGGTTTTTTTGAGGGCTGGCCGAACCCGCCCACGCCTCAGACGCTGCACCGCCTGCTGACAGGGGCGCCATATCTCGCGCTGGCGGTCGAGGACGGCGAGGTGATCGGCTTCGTGTACGCGGTCAGCGACGGCGTGCTGTGCGCCTACATTCCGCTGCTGGAGGTGCGGGCCGAGTGGCGGGGCCGGGGGATCGCCTCAGCCCTGATGGACCTGCTGATGGAGCAGCTCGGCGGTCTGTATATGGTGGACACCGCCTGTGACGACGCCCTCGTGCCGTTCTACGAGCGCTTCGGGTTGCGGCGGGCCACGGCAATGGTCCGCCGCGACTATGCCCGGCAGTCGGGGCGCCTGGACTGA
- a CDS encoding GreA/GreB family elongation factor: MPSAPQLTAQGFRRLQQTLGREERRLEEARDYVRDQLESNEAESLNLAEAQQQLAALEERVEELRELLDAAQVIESPAGAHATVGLGDVVVLTDLGSGQTQRVQLVSPAEVSGPLGTVVQISSDSPVGSGLAGRRVGDRFTVSLKRREVHYEVTRIGEDLS, encoded by the coding sequence ATGCCCTCTGCCCCCCAACTGACGGCCCAAGGCTTCAGGCGCCTCCAGCAGACGCTCGGGCGTGAAGAGCGCCGGCTCGAAGAAGCCCGCGACTACGTGCGCGATCAGCTCGAGTCCAACGAAGCCGAGAGCCTCAACCTCGCCGAAGCCCAGCAGCAGCTGGCAGCTCTCGAGGAACGCGTCGAGGAGTTGCGGGAGTTGCTCGACGCGGCGCAGGTCATCGAGTCGCCCGCCGGAGCCCACGCCACCGTGGGTCTGGGCGACGTCGTGGTGCTGACCGACCTCGGCTCGGGCCAGACGCAGCGGGTCCAGCTCGTGAGCCCGGCGGAGGTGTCGGGCCCTCTGGGGACGGTCGTCCAGATCAGTTCGGACAGCCCGGTCGGCTCCGGACTGGCTGGCCGCCGGGTGGGGGACCGCTTCACCGTGAGCCTGAAGCGGCGCGAGGTCCACTACGAGGTCACACGGATCGGAGAAGATTTGTCCTGA
- a CDS encoding methyltransferase domain-containing protein: protein MTDPTPLKVILGAGEQRWPGWIPTQQEDLDLRDPASFARWFGARRADAFLCEHVWEHLTETEGRAAARLCHAYLKPGGWLRCAVPDAHFADPDYQRTVQVGGPGPADHPAADHRIVYDHRLLADVFASAGFEVRLLEYCDDAGQFHAGDWDLDSGPIYRSLRLDHRNRGGHLGFVSLIVDAKKGGGREGAGPERKRSERQPPQLRTNLLRSV from the coding sequence ATGACCGACCCCACGCCCCTAAAGGTCATCCTCGGGGCCGGCGAGCAACGCTGGCCCGGCTGGATTCCGACCCAGCAGGAGGACCTCGACCTGCGCGATCCCGCGAGTTTTGCCCGCTGGTTCGGGGCGCGCCGGGCCGACGCCTTCTTGTGCGAGCACGTCTGGGAGCACCTCACCGAGACCGAGGGACGCGCGGCCGCGCGTCTGTGCCACGCCTACCTGAAACCCGGTGGCTGGTTGCGCTGCGCGGTTCCCGACGCCCACTTTGCCGACCCCGACTACCAGCGCACGGTGCAGGTCGGCGGCCCCGGCCCGGCCGACCATCCGGCCGCCGACCACCGGATCGTGTATGACCACCGCCTGCTCGCGGACGTATTCGCCTCTGCGGGCTTTGAGGTGCGACTCCTCGAATATTGCGACGATGCGGGGCAGTTTCATGCCGGGGACTGGGACCTGGACAGCGGGCCGATCTACCGCTCGCTGCGCCTCGACCACCGCAACCGGGGCGGGCACCTGGGCTTCGTGTCGCTGATCGTGGACGCGAAGAAAGGCGGGGGCCGGGAGGGGGCTGGCCCGGAGAGGAAACGTTCGGAGAGGCAACCTCCCCAACTCAGGACAAATCTTCTCCGATCCGTGTGA
- a CDS encoding ABC transporter permease translates to MRRYWRLIRIFTGATLSAQLEYRANFVGAVLASLGEVGVALLGLAVVFGQPEVSTVGGWSFREALLVTGFFMLTEGVISVLIQPNMSKIAEAVRTGTMDFTLLKPIDAQFGVSTRNLNLLRLPDVLIGLGLLTYAASGLAVTPGGVLGAAVLYLSATVIVYCIWLALSTTAFWFVKTQNASELFSGLFGAGRFPVTAFPVPVRAFLTFVVPIAFITTVPAQAMTGGLSLGLALTSPLVAAALFVLTRLFWKKAVASYTSASS, encoded by the coding sequence GTGAGGCGCTACTGGCGGCTCATCCGGATCTTCACGGGGGCGACCCTGAGCGCGCAGCTCGAATACCGGGCCAACTTCGTGGGCGCGGTGCTGGCGAGCCTGGGCGAGGTCGGGGTGGCCCTGCTGGGGCTGGCGGTCGTGTTCGGGCAGCCGGAGGTGAGCACCGTGGGCGGCTGGAGCTTCCGCGAGGCGCTGCTGGTGACGGGCTTTTTCATGCTCACCGAGGGCGTGATCAGCGTGCTGATCCAGCCGAACATGTCCAAAATCGCTGAGGCGGTGCGCACCGGCACGATGGATTTCACCCTCCTCAAACCCATCGACGCGCAGTTCGGGGTGAGTACCCGCAACCTCAACCTGCTGCGGCTGCCCGACGTATTGATCGGACTGGGGCTGCTGACCTACGCGGCCTCGGGACTGGCGGTCACACCTGGCGGGGTGCTGGGGGCGGCGGTGCTGTACCTCTCGGCCACCGTCATCGTGTACTGCATCTGGCTGGCGCTCTCGACGACCGCGTTCTGGTTCGTCAAGACCCAGAACGCCTCCGAGCTGTTCAGCGGGCTGTTCGGGGCCGGGCGTTTTCCGGTCACGGCCTTTCCGGTTCCGGTGCGCGCCTTCCTGACCTTCGTGGTGCCCATCGCCTTCATCACGACCGTGCCCGCGCAGGCCATGACCGGCGGCCTGAGCCTGGGACTGGCCCTGACCTCGCCGCTGGTGGCGGCCGCCCTGTTCGTACTCACGCGGCTGTTCTGGAAAAAGGCCGTGGCGAGCTACACGAGCGCGAGCAGTTGA
- a CDS encoding ABC-2 family transporter protein gives MMLVWMSQAASAPNGQIQGYAPAEFASYFIATWLVSQLMVVWVAWELDLDIRMGTLSPKLLRPLDPLWVHFMGHVSERVIRLVPMLVIVGFMAWAAGARFSADPVVWASGLGLAALGFCCRFLWEYTLGLLAFWTESSTSFQELMWLFYAALGGMFAPLAFYPQWVQDVAVWTPFPYMLGLPAQLLAGKATLAQAGQGALVLLGWLAVLWAVRLTVWRLGLRRYGAVGA, from the coding sequence ATGATGCTCGTCTGGATGTCGCAGGCGGCCTCGGCACCGAACGGGCAGATTCAGGGCTACGCGCCGGCCGAGTTCGCATCCTACTTCATCGCGACATGGCTGGTCAGTCAGCTCATGGTCGTGTGGGTGGCCTGGGAACTAGACCTGGACATCCGCATGGGCACCCTGTCGCCCAAGCTGCTGCGGCCGCTGGACCCCCTGTGGGTGCACTTTATGGGGCACGTCTCCGAACGGGTCATCCGTCTCGTGCCCATGCTCGTCATCGTGGGGTTCATGGCGTGGGCGGCGGGGGCGCGCTTCTCGGCCGATCCGGTCGTGTGGGCCTCGGGGCTGGGGCTGGCCGCGCTGGGGTTCTGCTGCCGGTTCCTGTGGGAATACACCTTGGGCCTGCTCGCCTTCTGGACCGAGAGCAGCACGTCCTTTCAGGAGCTGATGTGGCTGTTCTACGCCGCGCTCGGCGGCATGTTCGCACCGCTGGCCTTCTACCCGCAGTGGGTGCAGGACGTGGCGGTCTGGACGCCCTTTCCGTACATGCTGGGCCTGCCCGCACAGCTGCTGGCCGGCAAGGCCACACTGGCGCAGGCAGGGCAAGGCGCACTGGTGCTCCTGGGCTGGCTGGCCGTGCTGTGGGCCGTGCGCCTGACGGTGTGGCGCCTGGGCCTGCGCCGGTATGGGGCGGTCGGGGCGTGA
- a CDS encoding YdaS family helix-turn-helix protein: MRDTVDGMDWDQLEEFIRAQMKAQPRGYQVALAERLGIAQPSVAQFVSGRRSIPTAHVATILDELGFKLAVVPK; this comes from the coding sequence ATGCGTGATACCGTGGACGGCATGGACTGGGACCAGTTGGAGGAATTCATTCGGGCGCAGATGAAGGCACAGCCGCGTGGCTATCAGGTCGCTTTGGCTGAGCGCCTGGGCATCGCACAGCCCTCCGTGGCGCAATTCGTAAGCGGCCGCCGCAGCATCCCCACCGCGCACGTCGCGACGATCCTCGACGAGCTGGGGTTCAAGCTGGCCGTCGTCCCGAAGTAA
- a CDS encoding DUF3560 domain-containing protein, translating to MTAEVTNGTATYNLDDNTIRWVPAERLGPAEYAETRSVGFKWWRSLQAWVAAWTPEREDLVLQHVEAIEHEADPGDPQARIVRFASRAAAADVRADQRVRSAMEGLPPGGEPIKVDHHSARRHRRALERSDTNMRAAVEEGKKAQYWRDRAAGSAARARQQSDPGVVRRRIEKLEAELRRFQRSLDELAAVEVTPQTEARHERNVRHWSRWSEHHELRLAFERGRLDNLTPAPFAPAVAYKTGDRVEVKKWGLCEVVGPGRKDAKNIRVKIISGGARGMSFLVSVADVQAVKVEQ from the coding sequence GTGACCGCCGAGGTCACGAACGGGACGGCCACCTACAACCTCGACGACAACACGATCCGCTGGGTTCCAGCGGAACGACTCGGCCCGGCCGAGTACGCGGAGACGCGGTCGGTAGGGTTCAAGTGGTGGCGCAGCTTGCAGGCCTGGGTCGCCGCGTGGACCCCGGAGCGCGAGGACCTGGTGCTGCAGCACGTCGAGGCCATCGAGCACGAAGCGGACCCCGGGGACCCGCAGGCCCGTATCGTGCGTTTCGCCAGTCGGGCGGCGGCGGCAGATGTCCGGGCCGATCAGCGCGTGCGGTCGGCCATGGAAGGCCTGCCCCCCGGTGGGGAACCAATCAAGGTGGACCACCACTCGGCCCGGCGCCATCGCCGCGCGCTGGAGCGCAGTGACACCAACATGCGCGCAGCCGTCGAGGAGGGCAAGAAAGCCCAATACTGGCGCGACCGTGCTGCCGGCAGCGCAGCCCGCGCCCGGCAGCAGTCGGACCCCGGCGTCGTGCGCCGTCGGATCGAGAAGCTGGAGGCCGAGCTGCGCCGGTTTCAGCGGTCGCTCGACGAGCTGGCCGCCGTGGAGGTCACGCCGCAGACGGAGGCTCGCCACGAGCGCAATGTCCGGCACTGGAGTCGCTGGTCGGAGCACCACGAGTTGCGCCTGGCCTTCGAGCGCGGCCGTCTTGACAACCTGACTCCGGCGCCCTTCGCTCCAGCAGTTGCGTACAAGACGGGCGACCGGGTAGAGGTCAAGAAGTGGGGCCTGTGCGAGGTTGTCGGACCTGGCCGGAAGGATGCCAAGAATATCCGAGTCAAGATCATCTCTGGAGGTGCGCGGGGTATGAGCTTCCTGGTATCGGTCGCCGATGTGCAGGCCGTAAAGGTGGAACAGTGA
- a CDS encoding toll/interleukin-1 receptor domain-containing protein, which produces MAGSIITSLGAATKSAQGGKAYYESRRYNSRQSLIFISHRQNDGEVARKLAHFLVDFADVDVYMEAFNPTLASSGNPQAVVDVIDFGLNACTHLIAIISDNTRGSWWVPYEIGIARNRPVPCAVMPLTNVLDLPEYMKTVEVVRDTNNLVLWTKRLFTTRVAKSVSPNSIDIPNFPTYRQTPIVFRD; this is translated from the coding sequence ATGGCCGGTTCAATAATTACATCCCTAGGGGCAGCTACAAAGAGTGCACAGGGAGGAAAAGCCTATTACGAGAGTCGTCGCTATAATTCAAGACAATCTCTTATTTTCATATCCCACCGACAAAACGATGGTGAAGTCGCCCGAAAACTCGCTCATTTCTTAGTTGATTTTGCCGATGTAGACGTCTATATGGAAGCGTTCAATCCTACTCTAGCTTCATCTGGTAATCCACAGGCCGTGGTAGACGTTATAGATTTTGGACTTAACGCCTGTACGCATCTCATAGCAATTATTAGCGATAATACCAGAGGGTCGTGGTGGGTTCCTTATGAAATTGGTATAGCTAGAAACAGGCCAGTGCCCTGCGCGGTGATGCCTCTTACTAATGTGTTGGATTTACCAGAATACATGAAAACTGTTGAAGTGGTGAGGGATACTAATAACTTAGTCTTGTGGACTAAAAGACTTTTCACCACAAGAGTTGCTAAATCTGTTTCGCCCAACTCTATTGACATACCAAATTTCCCAACTTATAGACAAACCCCAATAGTCTTTAGAGATTAA
- a CDS encoding DUF4231 domain-containing protein produces the protein MEIEDSDLPGLFVAADRLSKSSQNTYILMTRISLVLLIGIAVLGVFSFEDENSKLNIAFASGIAIAISIIINLILLSNKPDKDWYDGRAVAESVKTKSWRFMMRSDPYIQDDAEILFDEVLRRIRDERPSFVSKLDANTASSNQVTPKMQHVRSLSFNERKTIYLNKRIEDQRRWYATKSDFNKSKAKMWSNINLISQIVILLLCFAVVRWSNIPISIIGVLTTLVSCIVAWVQLKKYQELSNSYGLAAQELASIFGQGTRITQEDQFGIFVSDAENAISREHTMWSARRDAI, from the coding sequence ATGGAGATAGAAGATTCTGATCTGCCCGGCTTGTTTGTAGCTGCTGATAGACTTTCAAAGTCATCGCAAAATACTTATATTCTGATGACCAGAATAAGTCTGGTGCTTTTAATAGGAATAGCCGTACTGGGTGTATTCAGTTTTGAAGATGAAAATAGCAAATTAAATATAGCTTTTGCATCTGGCATTGCTATAGCTATAAGCATCATTATAAATCTTATCTTATTGTCAAATAAGCCTGACAAAGATTGGTATGATGGTCGCGCAGTAGCCGAATCCGTAAAAACCAAATCTTGGCGTTTTATGATGCGTAGTGACCCCTATATACAGGATGATGCAGAAATATTATTTGACGAGGTTTTAAGACGAATTAGGGATGAAAGGCCGAGCTTTGTCAGCAAGCTTGACGCTAACACTGCTTCCAGTAATCAAGTGACTCCTAAGATGCAGCATGTTAGAAGCCTCTCCTTTAATGAAAGAAAAACCATCTACTTAAATAAGAGGATTGAAGATCAGCGTAGGTGGTATGCCACCAAATCCGACTTTAACAAAAGTAAAGCAAAGATGTGGTCTAATATCAATCTGATATCCCAGATAGTCATATTGCTACTTTGCTTCGCAGTTGTAAGATGGTCTAATATTCCTATTAGTATCATTGGTGTTCTCACAACCTTAGTCTCTTGCATAGTGGCTTGGGTTCAGCTAAAAAAATATCAGGAGCTTAGTAACTCTTATGGTCTAGCTGCTCAGGAGTTAGCTTCGATTTTTGGTCAAGGAACACGAATCACACAAGAAGATCAATTTGGCATATTTGTCTCAGATGCAGAAAATGCTATATCAAGAGAGCATACTATGTGGTCTGCTCGTAGAGATGCTATATAA
- a CDS encoding TIR domain-containing protein, translated as MPTKTFLSFRGEDEFKVWTLRGLAGFKNLEFEMDDESLRKAIDSRDEAYIKSVIRPKIKSSTHCVCLIGENTHRSRKWVPWEIELAIAEGKQVLAMRFWDSSKATTPAVLTRNGIVPFDWDVDTLYKRLS; from the coding sequence ATGCCAACTAAAACGTTTCTATCTTTTCGTGGAGAAGACGAATTCAAAGTTTGGACTTTGAGAGGCTTGGCAGGTTTCAAAAATTTAGAATTCGAGATGGATGATGAATCACTCCGTAAAGCAATCGACAGTCGAGATGAAGCTTATATTAAAAGTGTCATCCGTCCCAAAATTAAATCATCAACCCACTGCGTCTGCCTTATAGGTGAAAATACACACAGAAGTCGCAAATGGGTTCCGTGGGAAATTGAGCTTGCCATTGCTGAGGGCAAGCAGGTACTTGCGATGAGATTTTGGGACTCTTCAAAAGCCACTACTCCCGCAGTCCTAACGAGAAATGGAATTGTTCCTTTTGACTGGGATGTAGATACCCTCTACAAACGTCTGAGCTAG